One segment of Streptomyces sp. TG1A-8 DNA contains the following:
- the tesB gene encoding acyl-CoA thioesterase II, whose amino-acid sequence MSQALQDLLDLLDLEQIEEDIYRGRSRSAVVPRVFGGQVAAQALVAAGRTVPADRPAHSLHAYFLRPGDPGAPIVYTVDRIRDGRSFTTRRVVAVQHGKPIFHLSASFQAHEDGLDHQAPVPPAPDPATLPTSPERLRGYGHLAPDVVERFLEAREAIDLRYVDEPPYGRFGEPREPHSQVWFRTNGKLDDDPLLHVVLATYVSDMTLLDSVLLAHGRGGWAVGDVVGASLDHAMWFHRPFRADDWLLYDQESPSAHGGRGLGQARIYTRDGRLAVTVIQEGVVRVPR is encoded by the coding sequence ATGAGCCAGGCACTCCAGGACCTCCTCGATCTGCTCGACCTGGAGCAGATCGAGGAGGACATCTACCGCGGCCGCTCCCGCTCCGCCGTCGTCCCGCGGGTCTTCGGCGGACAGGTCGCGGCGCAGGCGCTGGTCGCCGCCGGACGGACGGTCCCCGCGGACCGGCCCGCCCACTCCCTGCACGCGTACTTCCTGCGCCCGGGCGACCCCGGCGCGCCGATCGTCTACACCGTCGACCGCATCCGCGACGGCCGCTCCTTCACCACCCGCCGCGTCGTCGCCGTCCAGCACGGCAAGCCGATCTTCCACCTCTCGGCGTCCTTCCAGGCGCACGAGGACGGCCTGGACCACCAGGCGCCCGTGCCGCCCGCCCCCGACCCGGCGACCCTGCCCACCTCCCCGGAGCGGCTGCGCGGCTACGGCCACCTGGCCCCGGACGTCGTGGAGCGGTTCCTGGAGGCCCGCGAGGCGATCGACCTGCGCTACGTGGACGAGCCGCCGTACGGCCGTTTCGGCGAGCCGCGCGAGCCGCACTCCCAGGTGTGGTTCCGCACCAACGGCAAGCTGGACGACGACCCCCTGCTGCACGTCGTCCTCGCCACCTACGTCTCCGACATGACCCTGCTCGACTCCGTGCTGCTCGCGCACGGCCGCGGCGGCTGGGCCGTCGGCGACGTCGTGGGCGCCTCCCTGGACCACGCCATGTGGTTCCACCGGCCCTTCCGCGCCGACGACTGGCTGCTGTACGACCAAGAGTCGCCGTCCGCGCACGGCGGCCGGGGCCTGGGCCAGGCCCGCATCTACACGCGGGACGGGCGGCTGGCCGTCACCGTCATCCAGGAGGGCGTGGTCCGCGTCCCCCGGTGA
- a CDS encoding phosphatase: protein MPISGTPSRAQLVDHLVRTRIAGDVATPRENNLSHYRQLSNGVRTFWLGLELGERWNDEQDVLAVMAERVGVSDDPGHRYGQDTIDPELTVDALERLARRLRKAADGRQRVLFATGHPGGLLDVHRATAAALRAAGCEIVVVPDGLQTDEGYVMQFADVAVLEHGATLWHTHSGEPMRAVLTGLERAGRPLPDLVVADHGWAGYAGQHGVDSVGYADCNDPALFLAESEGTVQVVVPLDDHVVSPRHYDPMTAYLLAEAGLA, encoded by the coding sequence ATGCCGATATCCGGGACACCCAGCCGCGCCCAGCTCGTCGACCACCTGGTGAGGACCCGTATCGCGGGGGACGTCGCCACGCCCCGCGAGAACAACCTCTCCCACTACCGCCAGCTCTCCAACGGTGTCCGCACCTTCTGGCTCGGCCTGGAACTGGGCGAGCGCTGGAACGACGAGCAGGACGTGCTCGCGGTCATGGCCGAGCGGGTCGGCGTCAGCGACGACCCCGGGCACCGGTACGGGCAGGACACCATCGACCCGGAGCTGACCGTGGACGCGCTGGAGCGCCTGGCGCGCCGGCTGCGCAAGGCGGCCGACGGCCGGCAGCGGGTGCTGTTCGCCACCGGGCACCCGGGCGGCCTGCTGGACGTGCACCGGGCCACGGCCGCCGCGCTGCGCGCCGCCGGCTGCGAGATCGTCGTCGTCCCGGACGGGCTGCAGACCGACGAGGGGTACGTCATGCAGTTCGCGGACGTGGCCGTGCTGGAGCACGGGGCGACACTGTGGCACACCCATTCCGGGGAGCCGATGCGGGCCGTCCTGACGGGACTTGAGCGTGCGGGCCGCCCGCTGCCCGACCTGGTGGTCGCCGACCACGGCTGGGCCGGGTACGCCGGGCAGCACGGCGTCGACTCCGTGGGGTACGCCGACTGCAACGACCCTGCGCTGTTCCTCGCCGAGTCCGAGGGCACCGTGCAGGTGGTGGTGCCGCTGGACGACCACGTGGTCAGCCCCCGGCACTACGATCCGATGACCGCGTACCTGCTGGCGGAGGCGGGCCTGGCCTGA
- a CDS encoding PucR family transcriptional regulator: protein MEETHTMPETPAPAVPPTPPVPLPALLARQELGLAQIAGPRDPATVIHGAHASEMADPYPYLLGGELLLTAGVHVPQAGPGTSFDSFGSLDDYVARIVAAGGAALGFGLAPVHDTVPRALVAACDARGLPLLEVPPRTTFSGVARAVWQLMARARLAELRRVTEAQQALAAAASRPDPVPSVLRRLAGHLSGRAVLYGPDGTVAAAAGRDLPEEARQALAHLAGVVRPAARPVPGRAAEDGTGRGDAPVPPTRPAPASATDVCGGTHLAAYALGTGDGFVLAVAADRRGPGDSTIASVAAVLLSLLTGEHHGGSAAVRSAALVRLLLGAAPEEVAPLLGDGDGRWIVVHARPQTRAPDAVAAAALGAALGSPLVDPGPDAVRVLVPAGREPDPQPGWILGISAPAGPQEWPAADGQAARALARARATRAPLVRHGTGRGLADLVPRADAEAHARTLLAPLAAGAALAETLRTWLSLHGSWDRTAVALGVHRNTVRQRIGRCAALLGADLDDPDVRMELWFALRQG, encoded by the coding sequence ATGGAGGAAACGCACACCATGCCGGAGACGCCCGCCCCCGCGGTCCCCCCGACCCCACCGGTCCCGCTGCCGGCCCTGCTGGCCCGGCAGGAGCTGGGCCTGGCGCAGATCGCGGGCCCGCGCGACCCGGCGACCGTGATCCACGGGGCGCACGCCTCCGAGATGGCCGACCCCTACCCCTACCTGCTGGGCGGCGAGCTGCTGCTGACCGCCGGGGTGCACGTCCCGCAGGCGGGTCCGGGCACCTCCTTCGACTCCTTCGGCTCCCTCGACGACTACGTCGCCCGGATCGTGGCCGCGGGCGGCGCGGCCCTCGGCTTCGGCCTGGCCCCCGTCCACGACACGGTCCCGCGCGCCCTGGTGGCCGCCTGCGACGCCCGGGGCCTGCCCCTGCTGGAGGTGCCACCCCGGACCACGTTCTCGGGGGTGGCCCGGGCGGTGTGGCAGCTGATGGCCCGCGCCCGCCTGGCCGAGCTGCGCCGCGTCACGGAGGCCCAGCAGGCCCTCGCCGCCGCCGCGTCGCGTCCGGACCCGGTCCCGTCGGTGCTGCGCCGCCTGGCCGGGCACCTGTCCGGCCGGGCGGTCCTGTACGGCCCCGACGGCACGGTGGCCGCGGCGGCGGGCCGGGACCTTCCCGAGGAGGCCCGGCAGGCCCTGGCGCACCTGGCCGGGGTGGTCCGCCCCGCCGCCCGGCCGGTCCCCGGCCGGGCGGCGGAGGACGGCACCGGCCGGGGCGACGCACCCGTTCCCCCCACCCGCCCCGCGCCCGCCTCCGCCACCGACGTGTGCGGCGGGACGCACCTGGCCGCCTACGCGCTGGGGACCGGGGACGGGTTCGTGCTCGCGGTCGCCGCGGACCGGCGCGGACCCGGTGACTCCACCATCGCCTCCGTCGCCGCGGTGCTGCTGTCCCTGCTCACCGGGGAGCACCACGGCGGCAGCGCGGCCGTGCGGTCCGCGGCGCTGGTGCGGCTGCTGCTGGGTGCCGCGCCCGAGGAGGTCGCGCCGCTGCTGGGGGACGGCGACGGCCGGTGGATCGTCGTGCACGCGCGGCCCCAGACCCGGGCACCCGACGCCGTCGCCGCCGCCGCGCTCGGGGCCGCCCTGGGCTCGCCGCTGGTGGACCCCGGTCCCGACGCCGTACGGGTGCTGGTGCCGGCCGGGCGGGAGCCGGACCCGCAGCCCGGCTGGATCCTGGGGATCAGCGCGCCCGCCGGTCCGCAGGAGTGGCCCGCCGCCGACGGCCAGGCGGCCCGTGCGCTGGCCCGTGCCCGCGCCACCCGCGCACCGCTGGTCCGGCACGGCACCGGGCGGGGTCTTGCGGACCTGGTGCCCCGGGCGGACGCCGAGGCGCACGCCCGGACGCTGCTCGCCCCGCTCGCCGCCGGAGCCGCGCTGGCCGAGACCCTGCGCACCTGGCTCTCCCTGCACGGCAGCTGGGACCGCACGGCGGTGGCGCTGGGCGTGCACCGCAACACCGTGCGGCAGCGCATCGGCCGCTGCGCCGCCCTGCTGGGGGCGGACCTGGACGACCCGGACGTGCGGATGGAGCTGTGGTTCGCGCTGCGGCAGGGGTGA
- the speB gene encoding agmatinase, protein MSGNDTPRGPVDSSRVPRYAGPATFARLPRLDEVGTADVAVVGVPFDSGVSYRPGARFGGNAIREASRLLRPYNPAQDASPFALAQVADGGDIAVNPFDIHEAVETVEAAADELLGAGARLMTLGGDHTVALPLLRAVAKKHGPVALLHFDAHLDTWDTYFGAEYTHGTPFRRAVEEGILDTSALSHVGTRGPLYGKQDLTDDEKMGFGIVTSADVYRRGADEVADQLRARIGDRPLYISVDIDCLDPAHAPGTGTPEAGGMTSRELLEILRGLASCNLVSADVVEVAPAYDHAEITSVAASHTAYELTTIMSRRIAAARKDPEAK, encoded by the coding sequence ATGAGCGGCAACGACACGCCCCGCGGCCCCGTCGACTCCTCCCGCGTCCCGCGGTACGCCGGCCCCGCCACCTTCGCCCGCCTGCCCCGCCTGGACGAGGTCGGCACCGCCGACGTCGCCGTCGTGGGCGTGCCGTTCGACTCCGGCGTCTCGTACCGGCCCGGCGCCCGCTTCGGCGGCAACGCCATCCGCGAGGCCTCCCGGCTGCTGCGCCCCTACAACCCCGCGCAGGACGCCTCCCCCTTCGCGCTCGCGCAGGTGGCGGACGGCGGCGACATCGCCGTGAACCCGTTCGACATCCACGAGGCCGTGGAGACCGTCGAGGCCGCGGCGGACGAGCTGCTCGGCGCCGGCGCGCGCCTGATGACCCTCGGCGGCGACCACACCGTCGCCCTGCCCCTCCTGCGCGCGGTGGCGAAGAAGCACGGCCCGGTGGCCCTGCTCCACTTCGACGCCCACCTCGACACCTGGGACACCTACTTCGGCGCCGAGTACACGCACGGCACCCCCTTCCGCCGCGCCGTCGAGGAGGGCATCCTCGACACCTCCGCCCTCTCCCACGTCGGCACGCGCGGCCCGCTGTACGGCAAGCAGGACCTCACGGACGACGAGAAGATGGGCTTCGGCATCGTCACGTCGGCGGACGTCTACCGCCGCGGCGCCGACGAGGTCGCCGACCAGCTCCGCGCGCGCATCGGCGACCGGCCGCTCTACATCTCCGTCGACATCGACTGCCTCGACCCGGCCCACGCGCCCGGCACCGGCACGCCGGAGGCGGGCGGCATGACGTCGCGCGAGCTGCTGGAGATCCTGCGCGGCCTGGCGTCCTGCAACCTGGTCTCGGCGGACGTCGTCGAGGTCGCGCCCGCGTACGACCACGCGGAGATCACCTCCGTGGCGGCCTCCCACACCGCGTACGAACTGACCACCATCATGAGCCGCCGGATCGCGGCGGCCCGGAAGGACCCGGAAGCGAAGTGA
- a CDS encoding N-6 DNA methylase: MKEFADTAGREGGESYTPRAVVRMTVELLAPTENMRIEGRTGG; this comes from the coding sequence ATCAAGGAGTTCGCGGACACGGCCGGACGCGAGGGCGGCGAGTCCTACACCCCGCGCGCCGTGGTCCGGATGACGGTCGAGCTCCTCGCCCCCACCGAGAACATGAGGATCGAGGGGAGAACCGGCGGGTGA